A stretch of the Ictidomys tridecemlineatus isolate mIctTri1 chromosome 5, mIctTri1.hap1, whole genome shotgun sequence genome encodes the following:
- the Pabpn1 gene encoding polyadenylate-binding protein 2 isoform X1 — translation MAAAAAAAAAAGAAGGRGSGPGRRRHLVPGAGGEAGEGAPGGAGDYGNGLESEELEPGELLLEPEPEPEPEEEPPRPRAPPGAPGPGPGSGAPGSQEEEEEPGLVEGDPGDGAIEDPELEAIKARVREMEEEAEKLKELQNEVEKQMNMSPPPGNAGPVIMSIEEKMEADARSIYVGNVDYGATAEELEAHFHGCGSVNRVTILCDKFSGHPKGFAYIEFSDKESVRTSLALDESLFRGRQIKVIPKRTNRPGISTTDRGFPRARYRARTTNYNSSRSRFYSGFNSRPRGRVYRGRARATSWYSPY, via the exons atggcggcggcggcggcggcggcagcagcagcgggGGCTGCGGGCGGTCGGGGCTCCGGGCCGGGGCGGCGGCGCCATCTTGTGCCCGGGGCCGGTGGGGAGGCCGGGGAGGGGGCCCCGGGGGGCGCAGGGGACTACGGGAACGGCCTGGAGTCTGAGGAACTGGAGCCTGGGGAGCTGCTGCTGGAGCCCGAGCCGGAGCCCGAGCCCGAAGAGGAGCCGCCCCGGCCCCGCGCCCCCCCGGGAGCTCCGGGCCCTGGGCCTGGTTCGGGAGCCCCCGgcagccaggaggaggaggaagaaccgGGACTAGTCGAGGGTGACCCGGGGGACGGCGCCATTGAGGACCCG GAGCTTGAAGCTATCAAAGCTCGAGTCAGGGAGATGGAGGAAGAAGCTGAAAAGCTGAAGGAACTACAGAACGAGGTAGAGAAGCAGATGAATATGAGTCCACCTCCAGGCAATG CTGGCCCAGTGATCATGTCTATTGAAGAGAAGATGGAGGCTGATGCCCGTTCCATTTATGTTGGCAAT GTAGACTATGGTGCAACAGCAGAAGAGCTGGAAGCTCACTTTCATGGCTGTGGTTCAGTCAATCGTGTTACCATACTCTGTGACAAATTTAGTGGCCATCCCAAAGG GTTTGCATATATAGAGTTCTCCGACAAAGAGTCAGTGAGGACTTCCCTGGCCTTAGATGAGTCCTTATTTAGAGGAAGACAAATCAAG GTGATCCCAAAACGAACCAACAGACCAGGCATCAGTACAACAGACCGGGGTTTCCCACGTGCCCGCTACCGTGCTCGGACTACCAACTACAACAGTTCCCGCTCTCGATTCTACAGTGGTTTTAACAGCAGGCCCCGGGGTCGCGTCTACAG GGGCCGGGCTAGAGCGACATCATGGTATTCCCCTTACTAA
- the Pabpn1 gene encoding polyadenylate-binding protein 2 isoform X3 has product MEEEAEKLKELQNEVEKQMNMSPPPGNAGPVIMSIEEKMEADARSIYVGNVDYGATAEELEAHFHGCGSVNRVTILCDKFSGHPKGFAYIEFSDKESVRTSLALDESLFRGRQIKVIPKRTNRPGISTTDRGFPRARYRARTTNYNSSRSRFYSGFNSRPRGRVYRGRARATSWYSPY; this is encoded by the exons ATGGAGGAAGAAGCTGAAAAGCTGAAGGAACTACAGAACGAGGTAGAGAAGCAGATGAATATGAGTCCACCTCCAGGCAATG CTGGCCCAGTGATCATGTCTATTGAAGAGAAGATGGAGGCTGATGCCCGTTCCATTTATGTTGGCAAT GTAGACTATGGTGCAACAGCAGAAGAGCTGGAAGCTCACTTTCATGGCTGTGGTTCAGTCAATCGTGTTACCATACTCTGTGACAAATTTAGTGGCCATCCCAAAGG GTTTGCATATATAGAGTTCTCCGACAAAGAGTCAGTGAGGACTTCCCTGGCCTTAGATGAGTCCTTATTTAGAGGAAGACAAATCAAG GTGATCCCAAAACGAACCAACAGACCAGGCATCAGTACAACAGACCGGGGTTTCCCACGTGCCCGCTACCGTGCTCGGACTACCAACTACAACAGTTCCCGCTCTCGATTCTACAGTGGTTTTAACAGCAGGCCCCGGGGTCGCGTCTACAG GGGCCGGGCTAGAGCGACATCATGGTATTCCCCTTACTAA
- the Bcl2l2 gene encoding bcl-2-like protein 2 — MATPASAPDTRALVADFVGYKLRQKGYVCGAGPGEGPAADPLHQAMRAAGDEFETRFRRTFSDLAAQLHVTPGSAQQRFTQVSDELFQGGPNWGRLVAFFVFGAALCAESVNKEMEPLVGQVQEWMVAYLETRLADWIHSSGGWAEFTALYGDGALEEARRLREGNWASVRTVLTGAVALGALVTVGAFFASK, encoded by the exons ATGGCGACCCCAGCCTCGGCCCCAGACACACGGGCTCTGGTGGCCGACTTTGTAGGCTataagctgaggcagaagggttacGTCTGTGgagctggccctggggagggccCAGCAGCTGATCCACTGCACCAAGCCATGCGGGCAGCTGGAGATGAGTTCGAGACCCGCTTCCGGCGCACCTTCTCTGATCTGGCAGCTCAGCTGCATGTGACCCCGGGTTCAGCTCAGCAACGCTTCACCCAGGTCTCTGACGAACTTTTCCAAGGGGGTCCCAACTGGGGTCGTCTTGTGGCCTTCTTTGTCTTTGGGGCTGCCCTGTGTGCTGAGAGTGTCAACAAAGAGATGGAGCCACTGGTGGGACAAGTGCAGGAGTGGATGGTGGCCTACCTGGAGACGCGGCTGGCTGACTGGATCCACAGCAGTGGGGGCTGG GCGGAGTTCACAGCTCTATACGGGGACGGGGCCCTGGAGGAGGCACGGCGTCTGCGGGAGGGGAACTGGGCATCAGTGAGGACAGTGCTGACGGGGGCCGTGGCACTGGGGGCCCTGGTAACTGTAGGGGCCTTTTTTGCTAGCAAGTGA
- the Pabpn1 gene encoding polyadenylate-binding protein 2 isoform X2: MADEKCTRNLSDCDSAQSNSVPEELEAIKARVREMEEEAEKLKELQNEVEKQMNMSPPPGNAGPVIMSIEEKMEADARSIYVGNVDYGATAEELEAHFHGCGSVNRVTILCDKFSGHPKGFAYIEFSDKESVRTSLALDESLFRGRQIKVIPKRTNRPGISTTDRGFPRARYRARTTNYNSSRSRFYSGFNSRPRGRVYRGRARATSWYSPY, translated from the exons ATGGCTGATGAAAAATGCACAAGAAATTTAAGTGACTGTGATTCTGCTCAAAGTAACTCAGTTCCTGAG GAGCTTGAAGCTATCAAAGCTCGAGTCAGGGAGATGGAGGAAGAAGCTGAAAAGCTGAAGGAACTACAGAACGAGGTAGAGAAGCAGATGAATATGAGTCCACCTCCAGGCAATG CTGGCCCAGTGATCATGTCTATTGAAGAGAAGATGGAGGCTGATGCCCGTTCCATTTATGTTGGCAAT GTAGACTATGGTGCAACAGCAGAAGAGCTGGAAGCTCACTTTCATGGCTGTGGTTCAGTCAATCGTGTTACCATACTCTGTGACAAATTTAGTGGCCATCCCAAAGG GTTTGCATATATAGAGTTCTCCGACAAAGAGTCAGTGAGGACTTCCCTGGCCTTAGATGAGTCCTTATTTAGAGGAAGACAAATCAAG GTGATCCCAAAACGAACCAACAGACCAGGCATCAGTACAACAGACCGGGGTTTCCCACGTGCCCGCTACCGTGCTCGGACTACCAACTACAACAGTTCCCGCTCTCGATTCTACAGTGGTTTTAACAGCAGGCCCCGGGGTCGCGTCTACAG GGGCCGGGCTAGAGCGACATCATGGTATTCCCCTTACTAA